Genomic segment of Desulfobacterales bacterium:
TTTATCTATTGATCTTTGAAAAATTATTCTCCTCATGCAGCTTTCGAAACCGCTGAGAATCGGGTTTCCGCATCGTTCGGACAGTTGAGCCATACTTGCTCAATTCGATCCCAGTTGCGGGTTTTTCCGGACCACCGTTCGGGCCGGTGTTGTTTCGCCAGCTGGTAAACCCTGCGGCGGTTGGACAGAATTTCCAGGTCTTCTCCTCTGTGGCGTTAGGCCGGTGTGACATACCGGATTTCGCTATGACGGTGCTCTTCATTGTACCAGCAGACGAAACTGCTGACCCATTGACGGGCTTTCTCGATGTTTGCAAAACCGGCTCTCGGATATTCCGGGCGATATTTACATGTGCGAAAAAGGGACTCCGAATATGGGTTATCGTTGCTCACCCGTGGGCGACTATAGGACGGTGTTACGCCCAGGTCTTCGAGCTTGGCCCTCATGGTAAAGCCTTTTTGTGGGCCGCCGTTGTCGGCATGCAATACCGGCGGATCCAGCAGGCAGACTTCGGACAAAATCGCTTTCCCCCGAAAGCGAATTCGCGGAAAGGAATATGAGCTTCTTATCGAAAAATTTGTTAGCCAAGTAAGTCGGCTATTTCCAAAAGCGGTTTTACAATGGGAAGATTTTAGCAAGGAAAACGCATTTAACAACCTTAATACCTATAGAAGGCGGATTCCCTCCTTTAACGATGACATACAGGGGACCGGGGCGGTGGTTTTGGCGGGTTTGATCAATGCTGTCAAAATAAAAAAAGAACGCATTGAAGATCAGGTGTATGCCATCTATGGCGCCGGCGCCGGCGGTGTCGGTATTGCCGAACAGATTTACGCCGGTTTGATCAAGGAGGGCTGCAGTTACCTCTCCGCCAGAGAGAAAATCTTCATTCTGGATTCCCACGGCGTGGTTTTTAATGACAGGAAAAATCTCGAAGGGTACAAAAGGCGGTTTGCAAAACCATTGGACATGGCGGCTTCCTGGGGGCTGGCGCATTCCGCGAATTTCTCCTTAGCGGATCTTATCGACCATGTGCCAGTTACCGTCCTCATTGGTGTCTGCGGCGTCAAGAGCTCATTTCAAAAGAATCATATCGAGAAGATGCTGACATATACCGACCGCCCTATTGTTTTTCCATTATCCAATCCGACCGGCAATTGTGAAGCAATCCCGGACGATGTCTACGCCTGGAGTAACGGACGGGCCATCGTGGCCACCGGTAGCCCATTTGATAACGTTTGCCATGAGGGTAGCCCCTGCCGAATTGCTATGGGAAACAATGCGTTTATTTTCCCGGGCGTTGGATTCGCAGCGGTTCTATCAAAGCCAAAAGAAATCACCATGGATATGTTTACCACAGCCTCCTATGCGCTGGCAGAATGCGTTTCTCACGCCGATATGGAAAAAGGGATCGTTTTCCCTCCGATAAAGGATCTGAGAAAAATATCTGCACATGTGACCTTTGAAGTATTGAAAGAAATAATCAAAACGGATGCCAAACATCGATTGCACGAGAAAGACCTGAAAGCATATGTGAAGGGGTGCATGTGGGAACCAATTTATGTTCCCTATCGCAAAGTGTAGAGCAGAATATCTGACTATTTCCCGGCGTAAATTGTGTAGGCACCCAAAAAAGCAGACAGCTGTCACTTATACTGACAATGATCGTTTTTCGCATAATCGAGCCTGTCTCCAAGTTGGCCACCTTAAGGGACTTGGCACTACTAACCGCCTTTTTCAGCCTGGGCGAAGAGCTGGATTTCAGGGAAGCTGATGAAGACGATATGCTCGGGGCTATGCATTGGCTTTTTGAGGGCCAGGAGGCTATTGAAAACGCATTGGCCAGAAGGCACCGTTGCAAACGGTACCCTGGCCCTCCACGATGTCACCTCCATGTATTTTGAAGGTCGCTGTTGTCCTTTGGCCAATTGGCGTGCTGTGGAGAAAGCGCAGTAATAGGTACTCAAAGCGACAGAGGCGACCGGTGGGTGGAATAGATATTTTCGCTCAAACAGACCTGTCGCACACGCTTCTTGGCGGTGTCCCCACTGCTGGTTAACGCCATCAAACGTTATTTCAAAGAACAAAAACTCGCTCTGATCTGGCTCGCTTAATTTTTTGCTCTCGAACGCCCTGAACAATTACGTTGACCGAAGCCGGCCATAAATGCCAAAAGGTGAGACGGAGACCATTGGTTCGGTCTATTTCATATCTCGGGTCATCAGCGGTTTATATTGTTTAGGTCGTTTTGGCATGTCACAAAAAAAATTCTATGCGGTTGCTAACGGACGGGAAAAGGGTATTTTTACTACCTGGTTTGGCAATGGGGGCGCTTTTGAGCAGGTGGACGGGTTTCCCCGTGCGGTGTTTAAAGGCTTTCTCACGCGCGAGGAAGCCGAGCAGTGGCTTGCTGAAAAGCAGCACCTGACGACCTGTCGGCCCGCAGCATCTCAGGTTCCAGTGCGTGAACCGCGAACCGTGAGCCAGCGTGAAAATTCGACGGATGCCATGATTCTCTACACCGATGGCGGAAGTCTTGGAAACCCCGGACCCGGCGGTTATGGGGTGGTGCAGCTTTATAAGGGCCGGAGGAAGGAATTTTCCGGTGGCTATCGCCTGACGACCAATAACCGCATGGAGTTGATGGGCTGTATTGTGGCGCTAAGGGAGTCGGCGCATGACGGTCCGATTATCTTGCATAGCGATTCAAAATATGTTGTGGACGGCATCACCAGAGGGTGGGCCAGACGCTGGCGAGCCAAGGGATGGATGCGGACCCCGACCGAAAAAGCCAAAAACGCCGATTTATGGGCGCAATTGCTTGCTTTGACCGAAAAGCGCGACGTGGTGTTTAAATGGGTGAAAGGCCATGCCGGAATCGCTGAAAACGAACGCTGCGACTTTCTGGTGAATCGCGAGCAGGCAAGGAAGGACCTTCCGGCAGACATCATGTACGAAAAAGAGTGTGGCGTGCATCAGTGAAAAGCTGATAGCTGATAGCTGATAGCTGATGGCTGATAGCTAATAGCTGATGGCTGATAGTTTGAAAGCTGAAAAGTTGTGCGGGCGATCTACCATCGAATGCCCTTGTAAATAAAAATAATGCCCATGAGAACCATGATCATTGCGCTGAAGCGATAGAGCAAATGCCGTTTGGTCAGCCAGCCCATACTCGCCAGGCGGGCGACCAGGAGCATGGCCGGAATGGTGCCGAGGCCGAAAGCACCCATGAGGCTCATGCCGGTCACCGCCCCTCGCCAATGAGATGAACTTTCCATGCCGGCTCTGGCGGCGGCAATCAAGGCGGTATAAACCGGTCCGCACGGCAAAAGCCCCAGTAACAACCCAAGCGGCAAATAAGACGCGGGGGAAGATGTGTGGGAGAGTTTTTGAAATCCCTTTTGAATAAATCCCGGAGAGTCGCAATTGTCCTGAAAGAGTCGTCCGATGGGGAGCCATCCCCCCATCATTAAGCCCATTACCGCGATGAGAACACCGGTAAAAATCATCACAAATTGCTGCACGCCAGCCAATCGGGCTGCTGTTCCCGTAAATGAGCCGGTAAATCCCATCAGCGTGCCCAAGAGGCCGTAGGTGGTAACGCGTCCGGCATTATAAAGCAGATGCGGCAGCCACAGCGGTTTTTCTTTCAGGCTCAAAGACAGCGATACCACAATGGGACCGCACATGCCGATGCAGTGGCCGAAGCCTACCGAAAATCCGGTGATGAAAAAAGTCCAGAACAGCATTCCCGGCTCAATAAACGGCATTAAAAACAAAGGCGGCCGTTCCCGCGCCGGGCACGGTGACGGTGGCTTGCCATAAGGTCTTACCACTGGGACAACGGACGATGACCCCGCTTCCGGTGTAAGATCCGTCCGAATGTTGTTTCAATTCGACCCGGTTTTGCCCCATTTTCATGCCCGGCATGTCAAGATCAATATAGAGAGGCGCTTTCGAGGAATTGCCGGCGAGTTGGACCGTAAAGGTCAGATCCGCCATTGCTTTTACTGGTTTTGGCGCAATATTCAGCGTGACTGTTCCAACGCCGCCGGAAAGCGGTTGCGTGCAGGCCCGCTGGTGTATGTCGCACGGGGAAGGGGGTGAGGCGGTTGTTTCTGCGGTGATATGACCGCTTTTGAAAAATGTAAAAGATAGCAACATTAGAAACATAACACCTAACCTGGCAAAGCCGGAAGCTGGGCGGCTGGGATGTTGGGATGCTTGGCAGTTAACAACCTTCTCCAATGATACACGCTTTTTCGAACATGTTTCTGGTAAGAGGTCGAATTTGTAGGCTTTGTTCACAAGTGTGATCTCCCTGTTCAGTTAAAGTGGGCTTTTTGCCCCTTTATAAATAATTTCCGCTTTTTTTTCAAGCCAGGCCGGATCGCGATCATGGGGAACCGCTATGATCTCAGATAACCGGTTTGGACCCGTTATCAGAAACCAGCACGAAATAAAATGCATCATTGAAAAAGGTCTTTGGCCTCCAAGCCTTCTCGCCTTCCAGCATCCGGCTTTGCCGGATTAGAGTGGATATTTCCCCTTCAGTTTGATATCAGCGAATGGCGTTGGCTGTAGTAGCGGTATTGAATTTTTCGCCTTTGAAAAAGGAGTGGCGTTTTGATGATGGGCAAAAAGAAGTTTTGGTTGAGCGACATGGGGGATAAGTTCCGGAAAGCGCAACACGGGCAACCTGAGCCGGAGGCCTTTTTCGGGTATCGGCGCATACCGGAACATGAGAAAACCCGATGGGTGCTGCGGCATTTTAATTCGGTGGCAAAACAATATGATTTTATGAATACCTTGTTAAGCTTCGGCATTCACCATATCTGGAAGCGCGAGGCGGTGAACAGAATGGGGCTTCGATCCGGAGATCGGGTGATCGATGTGTGCGGCGGCACAGGGGATCTGGCGTTGTTGGCTGCCAGAAAGGTGGGCACCCGGGGAGCGGTGACGATTTATGATATCAATCGGGCCATGATAGCGGCCGGCCGGGATAAAATCGCGCGATCGAAGATGGGGCGCAGAATCACCGCCGTGGAAGGAAATGCCGAGGAACTCTCCTTCCCGGATAATTGCTTTGATGCCGCCATGGTTGGTTACGGCATTCGAAACGTGACGCACATGGAAAAAGGGTTTGAAGAGATGTACCGGGTATTGAAGCCCAGAGGAAAGCTGATGTGCCTTGAATTTTCCAAGCCGACCGATCGGTGGTTCCGGTATCTCTACGATTTTTATTCCTTCCATATCATGCCGTTGCTGGGCGAGTTGATGGCCGGATCCCGAAATGCCTATACGCATCTGCCCGAATCGATCAGAACCTTTCCCATGCCCGATGAGTTGAGCGATATTTTATCGCGTATCGGATTTAATCACGTCAACTTTCGGCGGCAAACCAACGGCATTTCGGTGATTCACCTGGGGGTGAAGTGATGCCTGCGGCGATCACATAAAAAACGCGGGTGCCGGTGTCATAGGCTGACATCCGGGGTCCCCGCGTTTTTTTACTTTTCGATGGTGAATGTTCAAATCATGACTGAGTGCCGGAACAACCGCCAGGGCACACATTATGATTCAACAGCATTGAATTGAGAGGGTACTGGTTAAAATTTGTATTGAACGTCCACTTGATAGAGATCCGCATCTGCTTTTTGCTTACGCTCTTCTGCCTTAAAAAACTGGGCAATGACACCGGCGGACCAGTTTTTGGTCAGGTTATAAAATCCGGACAGCCTATGGCCTTCCACATCCGTACCGTTAAGGCCTGTGCCGAAATCCGCATCGATCAGACCCCGATAAATAGAATCTGCCTCAATAACGGCATAGGAATATCCCAAAGTAAACGCCATTAATTTTGCTTCCAGCCCCACAATCCAGCCGAGGTCCTCATCATTGGGATCCAGCGCGCCTCCTTGTTGGCCCGATCCGACCGGACCGTCAACACCAAAATTTTGCCAGATCTGAGCGTAGGAGGCAAGTTCCACCATGCCGATGGGAACGGTAACTTCCGCATAGATGTCGCCGACTTGGAAATCATAATCGGGATTCGGTGCTTCATGGTTGCTGAAAACGCTGTCATACTGCTGGTATCCGGCAGCGATTACCGCTGAGATGTCCCCGAATTTTTGCTCATAGCCGAGTTGACCGGCATACAGCATGGCGGTATTGGCGCCTTTGCCGTTACTATTGATATAATAACGAACGTTGTAGGCACCGGCCGTGGCGAACAGGCCAAGGCTGTGTGCATATTGTGCCGTTAGTCCGGTCGGCCGGACATCGCCGTCCCAAATGACCCAGGAACCGAGCAAGGGGTTTTTTTGCTGACCGAGCGTAAAGGCAAAATCACTGATTTTGTGTTTGGCATAGGCATAATCCAACCGGATATCGCCGGTTTCAAAATCGGAGGTTTCGCCCCAGGTCTGGTTGGTGCTGGTGGCATCAGATCCGCCCGTAGCCAAACCGGCGCCGACCTCCCAGTTTTCGGTTTTATTTTTCCATACGCCGCCGAGGCGAACGCGATGACGGAATCGATCCCGATTATCCGTGGGGCCA
This window contains:
- the maeA gene encoding oxaloacetate-decarboxylating malate dehydrogenase, yielding MVKPFCGPPLSACNTGGSSRQTSDKIAFPRKRIRGKEYELLIEKFVSQVSRLFPKAVLQWEDFSKENAFNNLNTYRRRIPSFNDDIQGTGAVVLAGLINAVKIKKERIEDQVYAIYGAGAGGVGIAEQIYAGLIKEGCSYLSAREKIFILDSHGVVFNDRKNLEGYKRRFAKPLDMAASWGLAHSANFSLADLIDHVPVTVLIGVCGVKSSFQKNHIEKMLTYTDRPIVFPLSNPTGNCEAIPDDVYAWSNGRAIVATGSPFDNVCHEGSPCRIAMGNNAFIFPGVGFAAVLSKPKEITMDMFTTASYALAECVSHADMEKGIVFPPIKDLRKISAHVTFEVLKEIIKTDAKHRLHEKDLKAYVKGCMWEPIYVPYRKV
- the rnhA gene encoding ribonuclease HI, which produces MSQKKFYAVANGREKGIFTTWFGNGGAFEQVDGFPRAVFKGFLTREEAEQWLAEKQHLTTCRPAASQVPVREPRTVSQRENSTDAMILYTDGGSLGNPGPGGYGVVQLYKGRRKEFSGGYRLTTNNRMELMGCIVALRESAHDGPIILHSDSKYVVDGITRGWARRWRAKGWMRTPTEKAKNADLWAQLLALTEKRDVVFKWVKGHAGIAENERCDFLVNREQARKDLPADIMYEKECGVHQ
- a CDS encoding sulfite exporter TauE/SafE family protein, with translation MLFWTFFITGFSVGFGHCIGMCGPIVVSLSLSLKEKPLWLPHLLYNAGRVTTYGLLGTLMGFTGSFTGTAARLAGVQQFVMIFTGVLIAVMGLMMGGWLPIGRLFQDNCDSPGFIQKGFQKLSHTSSPASYLPLGLLLGLLPCGPVYTALIAAARAGMESSSHWRGAVTGMSLMGAFGLGTIPAMLLVARLASMGWLTKRHLLYRFSAMIMVLMGIIFIYKGIRW
- the ubiE gene encoding bifunctional demethylmenaquinone methyltransferase/2-methoxy-6-polyprenyl-1,4-benzoquinol methylase UbiE, with protein sequence MMGKKKFWLSDMGDKFRKAQHGQPEPEAFFGYRRIPEHEKTRWVLRHFNSVAKQYDFMNTLLSFGIHHIWKREAVNRMGLRSGDRVIDVCGGTGDLALLAARKVGTRGAVTIYDINRAMIAAGRDKIARSKMGRRITAVEGNAEELSFPDNCFDAAMVGYGIRNVTHMEKGFEEMYRVLKPRGKLMCLEFSKPTDRWFRYLYDFYSFHIMPLLGELMAGSRNAYTHLPESIRTFPMPDELSDILSRIGFNHVNFRRQTNGISVIHLGVK
- a CDS encoding putative porin, producing the protein MKDSMVSLVVTTIMGVLLLIPKLSGAADLNQEEILRQLEMLKSQIQAQQAHINKLESMLSEKADKKAEEKDGSKPAAAVTLKNTVIDGLELSGDLRVRYELRNLDDPNGPTDNRDRFRHRVRLGGVWKNKTENWEVGAGLATGGSDATSTNQTWGETSDFETGDIRLDYAYAKHKISDFAFTLGQQKNPLLGSWVIWDGDVRPTGLTAQYAHSLGLFATAGAYNVRYYINSNGKGANTAMLYAGQLGYEQKFGDISAVIAAGYQQYDSVFSNHEAPNPDYDFQVGDIYAEVTVPIGMVELASYAQIWQNFGVDGPVGSGQQGGALDPNDEDLGWIVGLEAKLMAFTLGYSYAVIEADSIYRGLIDADFGTGLNGTDVEGHRLSGFYNLTKNWSAGVIAQFFKAEERKQKADADLYQVDVQYKF